The genomic region GGACATGTAATTTCTACTTCAGTTTTGCTATTACTtgcttatttgtttaaatatgtatacaaatatcTACACACTTTTCAGGACGGGGCACAGTTCAAACACGCGGTCTTCGGTTTACAATCCAGCATTAATCATCTAAATATCCAAGCtagcaatataattatattgttttataacatGGAATATGCTTTAAGTCCATAAAACCAACTTTTGACAAGGTTTTCGTATAAAACACATGAATGTATCTATTTTACATTCCGTATCAATATCATTATGCTATGACGACTAAAAAATTTCAGATGTTCGTATGTTTGTATGCCGAACACTTTATTATTGTGTGTTTGCTTTATATAAAACGAAAGTGGAATATAATGGCATTTTCTTGGTTTATATAGCGTAGTCAATGAATAAATGCGACTGTGTTCCACTGCAACGTATTTATAAAAAGGCGATCTATACAGAccaattaaacatgtatttatgttaGAAGAGGTAATCATATGTCTTTCTAATGCTTGCTAATAATTGGTAACGCACAGACACTTTTGAGCGACGAGTGTACAAATCGTTAAACTGACCATACATCTTTTTTGGACTATCGTCTGGGGAAATTAACCTGCTCTTTCATTCGTTTCTTGTGTAGAGAggcgtttaaaggggccttttcacgttttggtaaattgacaaaatttaaaaaagttgttttagattcgcaaatattcgatttagttatgatatttgtgaggaaacagtagtacttaacattaaccatgctcttatatagacagtatatgcatcttttgacgattaaaaaaactgaaaattataaagcgttgcaacgcgcaacgattgaataatttggagagttctgttgctgtcgctatattttatgaaactacgatgAGTGCTTAtaaatagtataaaatacatcaaccattgtatgcggaagaatggtcgaggggtctaagtcggagactttttacgccaggactccaggggtcagtggttcgagccctgttgagggttacttctttttttcttttataaattttattcttgattttgtactggagctttttagagcaaatgttcacatttatcaatagaaagcatttaaagacaaacgtcaaaacatgccaaaatctgtgaacaggcCTCTTTAAACTGGTTTAGCTAGTTAAAGAAGCGGTTTTCTATATACAATGAACGCTCGTTCATTTGTTAAAAATTTAGCTTTTACGGTTTAAgtttaacccaattatgcctagcgtctagaaaaaaaggcatttgcaaacaacGCAGAaccagggtcttcgctgtttgcttaaaggaatttctgtaagaaatattcttaatatagaaataaatattgtagacatccctaattttggaaataaattgatccaatttaaaaggatgggagagtccactaggcataaacgggttaagatatatatatttgtattgacaaaacatatattttgcaaTGCATACGTtgtctgtaataataataaaaatatgtcgTAGGggtattttaacatatatttgcGTTCATACGTCAGCCATTGTTTCATTCTATGTTGACTTTTCAATGCAATAGCATTTGCATTGTGTTATGCATAGAggacaaaacaataaataaataattaattaatcttGGTCAGAACTTTCTTTCATCAACCTCTTCACAGTTTTATATGTTAATGAgcattttttactttatttgtgAACTCACTTCTGCGTTTTTACCTTAATGTTAATGCGCACTATTCCTTGCTTTTGATTTCGTTAATACGGTTATGGTGGCCTTAAACCAATTGCAAACCAACAAGATCTATTGAGAACGCGATCTTTTAACTTCAGTGTTTAGTTTACAACTATAAGTTACGGTTTGACGGATCGGAGAATTTAAATAATAGTTAAGCGCTTGTGAAAGGTTAGCCGACGGGCATGTGATAGAAAACGACCTCTTTACAATTCACAATAATTGGTAGGTTTGCTGGACACATGTATGAAAAATTCTTTATCGCTAGTCATGCTAGTGTTGATAAAATTTGAAGTGTTGCCCTTGTTTTGTATAGTATAGTATACCTTGGAGTAAACAGATGCATGTATGCGACCACAATTATTTGGTACATCGacatgtaaagtaaaaaaaaggcTTACGCGTATAATATTTGTAACATTTACAATTCCACTGttagcatacatgtacataagtgAAACATAATTTCGTAACCGTGTATTTTTATGTTGTTGGCCAAAGGGTGCATATTGTTTAACAACgggaaatatttaataattttgacaattttgacgTAAATCCGCAAAATGTATTCTTCATGCACTAATAAACCAAAAAGGAGGCGTTGGTACGAGTCAGTGAACTAAAATCTGGTTAACCAATCCTCCATCATACAATTTACTGTATCAGATAATAAGGCTATAAGTATTAATTTGTGCcattaaaaatcatatttaatacaaacaatAGACACACCAACTTTCACGCTTATGATTAGTgaggttttaaatgttttacgTTCACCTTACCATCCTTGTTCATCATTGTCCATATACACCATCCCACATTTTGTTGACAGCATGTCATCTCTATATTACTTAGTTATTTGCAAAACCAAATTTTGATTGTTGTTAACATTGCACTGTGGAGCAGTGTTAAACAAAGTGGACTGGATGGTGGGGagcatctttttttttaattatcacaaCATTAGTAAAAGAAGATTCATAGCTCAAGACGTTACGAAGATTCATCCGGGGTTGAATTTGTACCTTTCTCAAACCCTTGCCAAGTATTGTCCGAATGCGCGCGCAATGCAAAAAGTGTTACACAATGCGAGTAAACTTAAGCAACAAGGAAGTACAATTAAATTATCATAGAAAAAATACTCTATGCACAGAATCAACGATTAAACTAGCGCTGGGATGGgtaaactgttgttgttttttaaataatagtttaCCTTTGGTCTAAATAAAACCaataaaaacaagagtgccaaactgtcacaagatacgcccgttcggaggttttggacaccatgcttaatgcttgaaatgcactaagtgacctcgagacctagttattgacccggcatgacccatatttgaacttgacctagatatcatttagatgtaacatctgactaaatttggtgaagatcaaatgaaaactacttcaattagagagcgggcaccatgctaaatgcttgaaattcattatgtgtccgatcgtgacctcgtttttgacccggcatgacccatattcgaatttgatctacatatcatctagactcaacttctgaccaaattaggtgatgatcagatgcaaactacttcaattagagagcggacaccatgctaaatgcttgaaatgcactaagtaaccttgtgacctagtttttgacccggcatgacccatattcgaacttgacctagatatcaactagatgcaactactgaccaagtttggtgaagatcggatgaatacaatttgaattagagtccggacaaagtggcgccgttgaaaatgcactaattgaccctatgacctagtttttgacccggcatgacccatattcgaacttggcctatatatcaactagatgcaactgctgaccaagtttggtgaagatcggatgaatacaatttgaaatagagtccggacaaagttgcccctttgaaaatgcacttattgaccctatgacctagtttttgacccggcatgacccatattcgaatttggcctagatatcaactagatgcaactgctgaccaagtttggtgaagatcggatgaatacaatttgaattagagtccggacaaagtgatgccttccgcccgccgcccgccgcccgccgcccgccgccaaggggtttcacataatacgtcccgtattttatacgggcgtataacaagagatgtgtttgtcaataacacaatgccccctactgcgccgctttgatttatttaaaaaaaaatatatcatttggcaggtacagataattatctccttttaaagcttattacttcccttggatgtgtttttttaccgttgaccttgaaggatgaccttgacctttcaccactcaaactgtgcagctccatgagatacacatgcacgccaaatatcgagttgctatctgaATCGACATATAAGTTAAGatcattttttgaaaccttaacgcaaaaaaagtgtgacggacagacggacagacggacagtccgatcactatatgccctccttcgggggcataaaaatgcggATAAGAATATTTGTGCTGAATACACATGGTCATTATTTGTATTGAAGATACAGTTATTTCTATGTCCCCTTACCTCTGGCATTGTTCAGATAACCGCTATGAAGTAATAATAACATTAACCCTTTACTTATTCTTCGGTTCAACGCAGAAGCTTTTATCATTGTTCAAATGCAATTATGTAATTGTTTGAACCATAGGGTGTTATGTTTCATTAAATCGTTCAGATTTATATACCCGTAGGCTGAACATTAATGAAAGCTGATCAACGACCCGTGACTTGTCGGTAAAAGCAAATTCTGTCTGAATATAAGAATGTTTAAAACTTCATTTAAGTATACATTGAGCCAACTCCGATTGTTGCGCTCTGAAGTATTACAAAAATAACTCATAGTTACATTTGAAGTATAGCATTGAAACCACTACAACATTAAGTTATTTGGCCGGCTGTTTATTATATTTAGAATCCTTTTTGCGGAAAACATTTTAAGTAAACCTTTCACAATTATTGAACACAAGTTGTTTTATTCAAAGTGTATTATCTGATAGAACATAAGTAACGCTCAATAAGATTGGTCCCGAAATTAAGTCGGAAATGCAAGCACGCTTTAACTTAAAACAAGATTACTACGCAGCAAACGTGGAACATCCTATGTCAAAATTCTAATCAAGGTCTGTTATATTCATAAATCAACAACGCGGCGATTATGCGCCGATTAATGCATTTACATATAAGAAAGGTATTGTGTTACAAACAAGTCGTAAATTATATATGCTGTTGACGCAATTTGATATCAGCGGTCGTTATATTTGTGAGTGCTTTTCGTAGGTTGTATGTAATTTCAAGCATGGCAATAAACCATGTTTGCATAATTATCCGTATGAATTGCACATCATTTGATAATGTACTTACGCTGTGTTGTCTGCACTCAAGAATGGGTAATGAACGTGCCATATAGAGACTTATATTCATGGCCATAGAATGTGTACACTAAATAACAAGCAGTTGTTTAAGACAAACgtacaattttaacaattataaaaaatgtgCTTGTATAAACTGTATTATCAAATTTGATGAAGTGAGACCGTTGTGGCTAACTGATGGACACCATGTATGCGCACACAGAGTTTAcgcatgttttatttgtttatatgtgtTAAGATTGATATGCATGCTGCATATCAACATGCCCTCTTGAACGATTATGCTGTCGTCAATCAGGTGTCGCGTTTGAAAGAACATGCAAGAAAATGACAGTGCATGATTAGAAATACTTTCATATGAATTGCCACATGTGTAAGGAAAGCATCATAAGTTTTGCGTAAAGCATATAATTCGGTTTATACTTTGTTGTGATAGCTGACAATAATGTGATACTTGGCAATAGTTTTAGGTTGTGTATTGGTTATTGATATATATCTAAATTAGAAAACACCATGAAGCTATCCTGAGTTAAACAGTTGACTTTATTTGACTATGACTTTATTAAATTTAGTCGCACAAGtgtccaaaatatattttttcaataaaaatttatactcatatgtattcatatttaagtatttttaaaattGTCGACTTATCATAGTATTTATCAAAACGattaaaacaataacacattaagaaataattataaatatgcaAGGTGAGCCATAAACTTAGTTTGATCCGCGGTCATTCGATTAACACTGTTTGGTAGCCTTTTTTCTATCTTAAGTTCTTACCGGTTTGGTGTCTCCGTTTTGCTTTTTATTCTTTTTTGCCATTTTACTAATCCCGTTGTTTTCAGATGAAAGTACGCAGTGGCAAAGATTTTGAAGTAAACAATTTCACTTCGTCCAAAGATtctcagaataaatcaaattaaagCATTACATACACACTTAATCAATCGCTAAATAAAGAGACGTTGAACTgtcttgtaaatattttaaagagaattatatataattatatatgtatctAGGCCTCACGTCCAAATCTAACCAGTCTTCTCGATACGGTATTCAATATTGGTGATATCGTGGTCAGTGGTCAGTGGTCAATTTGCCCTTCTACTACTATTTATGGCGAGTGACGAAGAATTTATATTCAACGGACcgtaacataaaaataaagtaaacaagtCAACGTTCACCAACCCTGTTACCTTAACGTTTTACCGTGAGAAGAAACTACTCAAATCGGTATTTTGCCTACGTTACTGTATGTGCGGATTGATAACGTAGTTGACGGCAATTAATTTCGTTGTTAACAAAGATGTATTTTATGTTCTTATGAGTATGAAATCAAACACGGTGACGAGTGTTAAAGTTGTTTTATAAACACATGCTATTTAAAAACTAATGGgattaacaacatattttaaataacaaaccATACACACGCAATACAATTACATTCAAACACGGCCTTACAATGTACCGTGCGGgttatatatttcaaaaatatttattcgAAGTTCAACGACACATGAGTCGCTTTTCACTGTATATTTGAACGGAATTCGAAAGTTCAAAAACTAATATAAGATGCaacgtgatttttttttaacttttagtGGTAGggatgtatttatgtttttaaataaaaagccatctatttaaatttaatttgttgcTAGATAGAAAGTTAATTAATCTTCTTATTTCGATTGGAAATTGTGGTATATTGTTACAGTTtatattttacaaagtatttttaTCATGAGAGCCTATCCATTATTGAACACCGGTAAATATAtaagaatataataaaataaacgaACATGGATGATTTACGTTATTTGCAGAACTTTACATTTTAGACCTGACCGGAATAGAAAATAATTTATGTTAGTTTAACCGGTATTTTACAATATATTGATCTGAACACGTTAAACGTTGCTAAATATGAGCGGTATTCAGTTGTTGTAGTCCTTCCGCACATACATACATGCAAGCCAGAACAGGAAACTTCCGCACATACATACATGCAAGCCAGAACAGGAAACTTCCGCACATACATACATGCAAGCCAGAACAGGAAACTTCCGCACATACATACATGCAAGCCAGAACAGGAAACTTCCGCACATACATACATGCAAGCCAGAACAGGAAACTTCCGCACATACATACATGCAAGCCAGAACAGGAAACAAGATTTTTAACTTGATCTAAAAGAGCGAGAACTGTGAATATGAACACTTCTCTGCTGATTATACATGTaggcatattttgtttattaacattacCATAACTTTTACTTTTTTTCTGCTTTTGTTGTTGCTTCTGTTGTTGGTGTTTTGCATACTCTGTTGTGTCTCTTTATGGCTTTCACAAGAGGATCGATAAATGTAACAACACTACTTCAAATATGAAAAGTACACGGTTGTTAATTTTGCAAATACATTCGTTTTCGTGATTCCTGACACTATTTCGTAAGGTATTATATTAAACTCCACTAAGGCCGGTTTTGTGATTAATTGCAATCTCTGTGGAACAAGGTAAATTCCCAAacagttatttttatttgtatctgTTGTGTGTTTTTATGTCTAATGCTTGTTCGACAGACGGTAAATTGCAATACGATCTCGAATCTATAGTAAGACTTCCACGTTACTGGCGCCGTCGTACTACCGCACTGTCTTCATCATATTGTCGCATTATCGTCATCGCACTGtcacattgtcgtcatcgtactatcgcgttctcgcattctcgccatcgtaccatcgcattgtcgccatcgtattgtcgcattgtcgccatcgtactatcgcgttctcgcattctcgccctctggattttaatgtttaaccacgatggccctaacggtattacGTAGAAAACAGATAATTCGTCGCACTACACCGCCCCTAGCGGCAATTTTATACTGAAGGGATAGTAACTTTCGTCTCAATCAATACATTTCCGAAATTCATACTTGTATTCTTCCAGTGGGCCCGGATACGAAAACCCACGAAAgcaaaatattttgttcaacttcGTTAATTGATGTTGTGATGTTGTTAATActtttacaattataataataaatatatatttataatgatattaaaatatacgaaaatctgtgaacaacaccgtgtaattgttttaaataaatatgctttgttCAATAATTTCTAAAGAGaagaataaaaaaaaggaaagcGATTAAATTCGCTAACTATTTTGCACGGGCAGCAGGATGAAACCACACCCGCACGCTGCCAATAACTGCATCACTTACATGGATCAAACATGTCTTCGCAAAGCTGTGGAAAAGGCTCTCACGCAAAAATTATACTACATCATACATGTGTTGAATTTGAAACGAGCCTATGACAAGCAAAGAAACGTAAACGTGAAACACGACTTATTATCGCGAGACACGGGTTGAACACATTATATGAAACAGTAAGTACCATTACAAAGGATTGTAGGAAACTCTGAATGTCGATTTAATATATTCCATAAACTTCAACGTGAATGGTGTCTTAACAATCTGTTCGCGTTGTTATGACGTGCACTTGAAAAGGTTTCCGCCATTATTTGCTAATGGagtaatatatataaatacacacattGTTGTCAATATATTATACTCTTAGTTAATGATTTACACTGTTCCAGCTGTCGTCACAAATGTTTTATGTTCTTGACCAAGTGACGGTTTTCGTTGATTTTTAAAGTGCTTGATTTCATGGTCGCGTATACTCGATTATTACAAGACATTTGCTGAGTGtacattatttgtatataaaatggATTACTTTATCTATCAGATGTATAGATATTCAACAAGCATATGCCATTTAAATCAGTTATACTTAGCCTACATAACTAAATCATTCAGAATACATTGAGTACATTATATGTGCGTGTAGTCATCTTCATAAGCAACAACTGCAGGATTGTCAATACCATGTTTCGCGAGCATGTTGAAACCGTTGGTCAGGCGGTGTTTCATACTGCCGTCGTTGGGTCCCCATGTTTCATCGGGCGAGGTTATCGTTCTTAGGCGCTCGAGAACGTTACCTTTGGCGGTAAACAAATTGTAAAGAAACATGACGGGTATTGGGCTCAGTATCAGTTCGGTGAGACCAAAGCCGATACCTTGGGCAAAATGAGGGAATGGAACACCTTTTGAAATTTCCGTTGACTTGAATTGTATCATTCGGTACAGGAAGAGTGCCTGAAAATCacgaaaacataaaacaaatctgTTGTcgattgatatttttgtttaagtcTGGATCCGTGAAATATACACACACAATCGGTACTTTATACACATTTTTGAAAAGTGGGAAAAGTGCTTTAGTAGAATAATGCTGGTTTAGGAGTCGGACGGtacctggttcgaatcccgctaagataaaatgtaaaataccACGCTTGCCCCTCTCCAGCAAGATGCATAAATAGGTAAATGTTAGGGAAATAAGCCGCGGCTGCATACTGAGTCGAGGGTCTTTCATATACAATATTTCCACCAATGCACTATAACgtttaatacatacatttgtattcatCCTACCGTGCCACGGTGCTGGCGCTGAAAGGTCAATAAGTACATTATCACTATACACAGAACTTAATAATGCAATTATTCCACGACACTTATGCTTGCAGGAAATTATCACCATACACAGAACTTAATAATGCACTTTATACCACGACACTAACGCTAACAGGGCATTTTCTCTATACACAGAACGTAATAATGCAATTATACCACGACACGTACGCTAACAGGGCATTATCACGACACACAAAACGTAATAATGCATATATACCACGACAATGAAGCTAACAGGGCAGTATCACTATACATAGAACTTAATAATTCAATTTTACCACAACACTGACGCTAACAGGGCATTATCACGACACACAACACGTAATAATGCATATATACACCAGCACTGACTCTTAAAGATCAATATCACTATGCACAGAAAGTAATAATGCAATTATACCACAGTTCCGACGCTGCTGAATGGTCATTACTCTCTATATATATTCATGTACCGTTACCGCGGCGCTACGCCAAAAGGTCAATATGTACTCTCCAAGTAACATTATCTTGCTACTTTCCAACGCCACTAACGCTGAATGGTCAATCAACTCTCAACAAAATGCACATTCGTATTAGTAATTTACTATACAAtggttttaatgtttaaatgtcaatGGGCATTCTACAAAATGCATATTCATGTCAATACGaagtaaacaaaattaaactgtTGCGTCTCACTAAATTTCTCTTACCCCAATAACCAAAGGcgaacacacaaaccaacagaaacCCCAGAAGTATTTCGGCCGAGGCTCATGTCCAAGCATGTACGTACAATCCTGCATAAGCCGGTCGACTCCTTAAATACGAGAATAATTAAGTTGACTTATTTTATAATGCTAAATCAGGTCAATATATCAATATTAACATGAACACCCAATACATGTACGTTtgaatgatatattatattacGCATCTATGtcgtttgttatttatatttgtttgtctTCAAAGGAGGTCACGTGGTTCAACAAAATAGCTTAATGACAATCGCAGACGCAGTCGGtatcatttataaacaatacCAAATGGCGTCCAAACAACTAACTGGCGATTCGTTGGAAAGCTTGATGAACGTACCGTACACCCACATGATTGCGATACTTTCACAGGTAGATACGAAAAGAAGCGAGTAATCCGCACCGAAGAAATCCATCAATGTCACTACATAGTCACCGCCCTGTAAAAGCAAGAGCGTCATGTATCAAAATGTCCCATGCCATAGTTTTAATTgccatgtgtttttttatatatttattttaacattttagtcCCATGACGTTTCCCGTCAAAGTATAGTCAATTTTGACGATTGTGCAGTACATACTAATGCAATATTGATGAACGAAATAATGCTTTATTGCACAATTGCTGCACATTTGTTAATTGGGTACATGGTTTGcattttacaattgttttaatgTGCATGTTACCGAAGGAGCATTTGcataattaattttacaaaacattagattaccatttaaatataattgtgtTCACCAATATGAGGTATTTGAAGTCATTAAAGGGAGGAACGGGTCCAATTTAACCTCATGCTTTAGTTAGTTTGTTTTAAACGTTATAGCAAAATTATGCATTGTTCTATCAATTATTAATCAATTAATGCAACTATGCTGTTACTTTCCGTTCTTTTGTGTCCtatattatgtattgttattatgtAACCATTGcctattttattttttctatgtGAACATTTTGTGTGAATATTTTACTCTGAAAAAATCTTCGTTTATGTTTGTAACCCACAATTATTTtggtttgcaatatttggaatactTTTACTACATGACTATGTAATGTTTGTAGCACGTTTTCCTACTTGGGTGATGCATGATAGTGCAACCAAGTACAAGGCGACTGCAAAGCCGATGCACAGGTGAGCCTTATACTTCCGGAGTTTTGGAAACTCGTCTTGTATACACGTAAGAGTGGTTTCCATCAAatcaaactaaaaaataaaataataaaatgtactgACAAAAGTTTGATAGTTGTACGTACAAATCGTTCCATATAATGAGAATGATACTAACACATACTTTAAGACAACGACTACATGGAAATATATTGATTACACATACATGCAATTAGCTGATGGTTATATATAATCCGCCGACGAATCAGTAATTGCATTATACTAGAGTATAATTACTTACTTGTTCGTATTCACTGCCGTCCAAGCAATACCGTAGGCGGCAATATATGTTATGTTCAATGATCCGTACTTTTCTCTACGAGATAATATTAATCGGACATCAGGAACACGCATTTTGGTACATTTTGTCTTATTCTTTATCTATtttattatgcaaaatttacttcCTCAAGAAAATAAATGTTCCCTAATAATTAACTCGTTCCGAGCAATAGCGAGTGGTCTaactcttgttttattttcttgtatTTGAATTAAAGCATGTTAATGAAAGaaacaatatacatattttatatcagTTTCACCAACCTGACTGTCGAGCCCGAGAGTGAACAacataaagaaaaacaatatggacCACAGGTGAGATTTCAGCAGGTTGGACAAAGCTTCGGGGTACACCACAAATGCGAGACCATATCCAGCCTTCGCTACGTCTTGAACGGACACTCCGATTTGCTTGGCCATACCGCCAAAGGTGGTAAAAATGACCAAGCCAGCAATAAGGCTTGTTATAAGATCCATGGAGCTGATGATCAATGCGTCTCTGAAAAATACGATATGTGACGTTTTCCATACcgacaaatgtaaacaaagacaTATATTTAGTATCATTCAAGTCTAGCATTACTAGAAAGTTTTATTATATAAGtatatttttgtgtgtttatttctgATGTGCAATGTATTAGTAATAACAATCGCGTTTTGGGCATGATGAAGCGTATAGACGTTTACGTATAGATGTTGTTTTTGAATTTGTTGTAGCTGCCGAACATCATTATACCCCCGAAGGACACTCCTAACGAAAAGAAGTTCTGACCGGCTGCAGCGGCCCAAACCTCaaatatgtaataaatacatacatacattttttaacttGCAAAAACAAGACTAAGTATTGGCATAGTGTACACACGAAATTGTTCAATTATTTCAGAGAAGCGTTTCCTTGACGTATAATTCTATCGAAAATTGCCAGAGTAATGATGCTTTTTTTACGTCTCTTCTGAGTATTGctttaaaagaaaagattgacGGCGATATATGCATCTCCCATTTATTACAACGCCTATAACCCGTCTACAAAATCTATTAATTCGAATCGAGAAACGTAAAAAAC from Dreissena polymorpha isolate Duluth1 chromosome 5, UMN_Dpol_1.0, whole genome shotgun sequence harbors:
- the LOC127831242 gene encoding sodium- and chloride-dependent neutral and basic amino acid transporter B(0+)-like yields the protein MKEARRQGFSKSVIKKAPNIHPSDMGAPIWQLALCLLLAWIIVVVCIIKGIKSSGKVVYFTATFPYVILIILLIRGGLLDGAIDGVKYFIVPKWSKLATIDVWAAAAGQNFFSLGVSFGGIMMFGSYNKFKNNIYTDALIISSMDLITSLIAGLVIFTTFGGMAKQIGVSVQDVAKAGYGLAFVVYPEALSNLLKSHLWSILFFFMLFTLGLDSQFDLMETTLTCIQDEFPKLRKYKAHLCIGFAVALYLVALSCITQGGDYVVTLMDFFGADYSLLFVSTCESIAIMWVYGVDRLMQDCTYMLGHEPRPKYFWGFCWFVCSPLVIGALFLYRMIQFKSTEISKGVPFPHFAQGIGFGLTELILSPIPVMFLYNLFTAKGNVLERLRTITSPDETWGPNDGSMKHRLTNGFNMLAKHGIDNPAVVAYEDDYTHI